Proteins from a single region of Coregonus clupeaformis isolate EN_2021a chromosome 35, ASM2061545v1, whole genome shotgun sequence:
- the LOC121561649 gene encoding protein NLRC3-like, producing MSLSGEREEETTASKMTQDTSSKSVQKPRAESPAPSLLSMKSDQPPAFSQEPLPDDNKEVDSLDSEDALKITHNLLDRRSHTLLTVQQDIKAKLKHKYQHISEGIGNQSLLKDIYTELYITEGGSGGVNNEHEVRQIEMASKKQTTQETPIKCNDIFKPLAGQDKPIRTVLTKGIAGIGKTVSVQKVILDWAEGKANQDVHFMFPLPFRDLNLKKDQYSLMQLLSHYFSELKEIDNIEDAETKTVFIFDGLDECRLPLDFKNNERCCDVTKPTSVDVLLTNLIKGNLLPSALLWITSRPAAANQIPPECVDQVTEVRGFNDPQKEEYFRKKITDQNLANEVITHIKTSRSFHIMCHMPVFCWISATVLEMMLKEAEKDEVPKTLTQMLTHFTLIQFIVKNRKYNKVTETNPKELSQSDKEMILKLAKLAFQQLQKGNLIFYEEDLRECGLDVTEASEYSALCTEIFKEESGLYQEKVYSFVHLSIQEFLAAVHALESCLDKKENVFSTTSEDEDEESIQLSDLHRRAVDQALKSENGHLDLFLRFLLGLSLESNQNLLRGLLTQTGSTTQSNEETVEETVWYLSDKIEEERSPERIINLFHCLNELGANSLVEEMQTSLRSGTLSETELEPHQCSALAYLLLMSEEVLEEFDLKTYTTSEEGYQRLLPVVKTCKRALLAGCKLTYKSCETLASTLQTPNSPLRELDLSYNNLRDRGVKLLCVGLTSPLCNIQTLVLGQCGLTEGCCSDLASVLSSPNSQLKQLELRDNDLQDSGVTLLSAGLEDPDCKLHTLGLSGCLVTEEGCAALSSALRSNPSHLKELDLSYNHPGDSAGGLLSAALVDPTDKLMKLNVDHGGEFRLKSGLRKYACHLTLDPNTANPNLILSEGNRKVTLVEEKQHYEDHPDRFDRHPQVLCREGLSGSRYYWEVEMDGDMAHIGVVYKGMQRKGKEKDSRIGYNRKSWCLFCYDSGYNFYHPGVGRSIPGPVSNRVGVYLDWPAGTLSFYSVSSSGTLTHLYTEHSTFTEPLYPGLGFGFGVSSFSMTLCQIDDQHIQSRDHGGECCIKPGPEKWIPQSCKTCDHVEDSTQWLQIEPLTSTVQEVTIFRHRTPKGRYECTVSGLRWVCDRDVILKYHFRNWYPYSQLLKDMQYGQGGPLLDITMELGELEEVHLPHFVCLGTNPSLRNEMKIFHVEEHGVSFEEVHEVTRFHAKILHPKFSLISVILSYIFSWNIDVHCELMLYLSVKKQTLIPRLYLFPSNPSQIQAVEQQEKSQGSSRVLITRPEQAFKLNSYFRLNIPCSTYINPQKIHLIHRDSTPSFFKAVLKMTGVDIEMELFGDDERIAWKEVVSQDEYITATHSTTLTVPDIPAEEFLKKHWAKLIQRTKNSMPIADDLWSKNMIGEEEHSRITAETTEQDRMRKLLKAVISKGPEVTGACLKALVEHETILLRT from the exons atgagtctctctggggagagagaggaggagaccactgcctctaaaatgactcAAGACACCAGTTCTAAAAG TGTCCAGAAGCCCAGAGCAGAGTCACCTGCCCCCAGCCTGCTATCAATGAAGAGTGATCAGCCACCTGCTTTCAGCCAGGAACCATTACCAGATGACAATAAGGAAGTGGATAGCTTGGACAGTGAGGATGCATTAAAGATCACACACAACCTTCTGGACAGAAGAA GTCATACTCTTCTGACAGTCCAACAAGACATTAAGGCTAAACTGAAACACAAGTATCAACACATATCTGAAGGAATTGGAAACCAAAGTCTGTTAAAGgacatctacacagagctctacatcacagagggtggaagtggaggggtcaataatgaacatgaggtgagacagatagagatggcatccaagaaacaaaccacacaagagacaccaatcaAATGCAACGACATCTTCAAGCCTTTAgctggacaagacaaacctatcagaactgtgctgacaaaaggaatcgctggcattggaaaaacagtctctgtgcagaaggtcatccttgactgggcagagggaaaagcaaatcaggacgtTCATTTCATGTTTCCTCTTCCTTTCCGTGATCTGAACCTGAAAAAGGACCAATACAGTCTGATGCAACTTCTTTCCCACTACTTCTCAGAGCTGAAAGAGATTGACAACATTGAAGATGCTGAAACCAAAACTGTTTTCatttttgatggtctggatgagtgtcgACTTCCTCTAGACTTCAAAAACAATGAGAGGTGCTGTGATGTCACGAAGCCAACCTCAGTGGACgtgctgctgacaaacctcatcaaggggaatctgcttccctctgctctcctctggataacctcacggcctgcagcagccaatcagatcccacctgagtgtgttgaccaggtgacagaggtacgagggttcaatgatccacagaaggaggagtacttcaggaagaaaaTCACAGATCAGAATCTGGCCAATGAAGTCATCACCCACATAAAAACATCAAGGAGcttccacatcatgtgccacatgccagtcttctgttggatatcAGCCACTGTCCTTGAGATGATGCTGAAAGAGGCAGAGAAGGATGAAGTCCCCAAAACTCTGACCCAGATGTTGACACACTTCACGCTCATCCAATTCATTGTGAAGAACAGAAAGTACAACAAAGTCACAGAGACAAACCCAAAGGAACTGTCTCAGTCAGACAAAGAGATGATCCTGAAACTGGCAAAGCTGGCTTTCCAACAGCTGCAGAAGGGCAACCTGATCTTCTATGAGGAGGACCTGAGAGAGTGTGGCCTTGATGTCACAGAGGCATCAGAGTACTCAGCATTGTGTACAGAGATCTTTAAAGAAGAATCTGGGCTGTACCAAGAGAAGGTCTACAGctttgtgcatctgagcattcaggagtttctagcAGCAGTGCATGCTTTAGAATCATGTCTGGACaagaaggaaaatgttttttccACCACTAGTGAGGATGAAGATGAGGAGTCAATCCAGTTGTCTGACTTACACAGGAGAGCAGTGGACCAGGCCTTGAAGAGTGAgaatggacacctggacctgttcctccgcttccttctgggtctctcactggagtccaatcagaatctGTTACGAGGCCTTCTGACACAGACAGGaagtacaacacagagcaatgAGGAAACAGTTGAGGAAACAGTCTGGTACCTTTCAGACAAGATAGAGGAGGAACGTTCACCAGAAAGGATCATCAacttgttccactgtctgaatgaacttggTGCCAACTCTCTAGTTGAAGAAATGCAAACCTCCCTGCGATCAGGAACTCTTTCAGAAACAGAGCTAGAACCTCACCAATGTTcagccctggcctacctgttactgatgtcagaggaggtgctggaggagttTGACCTGAAGACATACACCACATCAGAGGAAGGTTATCAGAGGTTGCTGCCGGTAGTGAAAACCTGCAAGAGAgcact actggctggctgtaaactcacatataaatcctgtgagactctggcctcaactctgcagacaccaaactcccccctgagagaactggacctcagctacaataacctgagagacagaggagtgaagctgctctgtgttggactaaccagtccactctgcaacatacagacactagt TCTAGGTCAGTGTGGTCTGACAGAGGGTTGCTGTTCAGATCTGGCCTCAGTCCTGAGTTCACCCAACTCACAACTGAAACAACTGGAGCTGAGAGACAATGACCTGCAGGACTCAGGAGTTACACTGctgtctgctggactggaggatccagactgtaaactacacacactggg gctgtctggctgtctggtcacagaggagggctgtgctgctctgtcttcagctctgaggtcaaacccctcccacctgaaagagctggacctgagctacaatcacccaggagactctgcAGGGGGACTGCTTTCAGCTGCTCTGGTGGATCCCACAGATAAACTGATGAAGCTGAA TGTGGATCATGGTGGAGAGTTCAGGCTGAAATCAGGGCTGAGGAAAT ATGCCTGTCATCTCACCCTGGACCCAAATACAGCAAACCCAAACCTGATACTGTCTGAGGGGAACAGGAAGGTGACATTGGTGGAGGAGAAGCAGCATTATGAAGACCATCCAGACAGATTTGACCGTCATCCCCAAGTTCTCTGCAGAGAAGGCTTATCTGGATCTCGttattactgggaggtggagatggatggTGACATGGCTCACATTGGTGTGGTGTACAAAGGAATGCAGAGGAAGGGAAAGGAGAAGGACAGTAGGATTGGATACAATAGGAAGTCCTGGTGTTTATTCTGCTATGACAGTGGATATAACTTTTACCATCCTGGAGTCGGCAGATCCATCCCTGGTCCTGTTTCTAACAGAgttggagtgtatctggactggccagctggTACTTTGTCCTTCTATAGTGTGTCCTCCTCTGGTACACTGACACACCTTTACACAGAACACAGCACATTCACTGAACCCCTCTATCCTGGGCTTGGGTTTGGGTTTGGGGTTTCCTCCTTCTCAATGACCCTGTGTCAGATAGATGACCAACACATTCAAAG CagagaccatggtggagagtgctGTATCAAGCCTGGACCTGAGAAAT GGATTCCTCAGAGCTGTAAGACTTGTGACCATGTTGAG GACTCCACACAGTGGCTTCAGATTGAACCCTTGACTTCCACCGTCCAGGAAGTGACAATCTTCAG GCACAGGACACCCAAAGGGCGTTATGAGTGCACAGTGTCTGGGCTCCGCTGGGTGTGTGACAGAGATGTCATTCTGAAGTATCACTTCAGGAACTGGTATCCCTACAGTCAACTTCTGAAAGACATGCAGTACGGACAAGGTGGTCCATTGCTGGACATCACTATGGAGTTAGGTGAACTGGAGGAAGTTCATCTGCCACACTTTGTCTGTTTAG GGACCAACCCTTCCCTGAGGAATGAGATGAAGATTTTTCATGTAGAGGAACACGGAGTGTCTTTTGAGGAAGTGCATGAGGTCACCAGATTCCATGCCAAAATTCTCCATCCCAAGTTCTCACTTATCTCTGTTATACTGAGCTATATCTTTTCGTGGAACATAGATGTCCACTGTGAGCTGATGCTCTATCTGTCAGTGAAAAAGCAAACACTAATTCCACGCCTATACCTGTTCCCCAGTAACCCCAGCCAAATACAG GCTGTGGAACAACAGGAAAAGTCTCAAGGGTCTTCAAGGGTTCTCATCACAAGACCGGAGCAGGCCTTCAAACTGAATAGTTACTTCAGACTGAACATTCCCTGTTCTACCTACATCAATCCACAG aagATTCATCTCATACATAGAGACTCCACACCAAGCTTTTTCAAGGCGGTTTTGAAAATGACAGGGGTTGACATTGAGATGGAGTTATTCGGTGATGATGAGAGGATTGCATGGAAAGAAGTGGTATCACAAG ATGAATACATCACTGCCACCCATTCAACAA CATTAACAGTCCCTGACATTCCTGCTGAGGAGTTTCTGAAGAAACACTGGGCTAAACTAATTCAGCGAACCAAAAACTCAATGCCAATAGCAGATGATCTGTGGTCAAAGAACATGATTGGTGAAGAAGAGCACTCCAgaataacagctgaaacaactgAACAGGACCGAATGAGAAAACTACTGAAAGCAGTCATCTCCAAAGGACCAGAAGTGACGGGAGCTTGTCTCAAAGCTCTCGTTGAACATGAAACCATCTTGTTAAGGACTTGA